The proteins below are encoded in one region of Neoasaia chiangmaiensis:
- a CDS encoding class I SAM-dependent methyltransferase: protein MFRCLRTNSSSDAAGFYASRRGALTAMLLAERLRPLLPAPAGRRILGLGYAQPVMTHWQELMEAQWAGTARLDTMLTRQPPVGDADSATWIRHDCLTGPDYLPFDDLALDVVLVVHGLEFAGRAPFLRSIWKTLRDDGALILVTPNRTGLWAHDDSTPFGHGTPFSAGQLDRLLDRALFRTEKALPALTVPPGGLCLGRQTARLCDRIGQVLSRRLGGVHVVLARKNLYAGLPLQPEGAPLNLARQIVETSPS, encoded by the coding sequence ATGTTCAGATGTCTCCGCACGAATAGTTCGTCCGACGCCGCCGGTTTCTACGCCTCCCGGCGCGGCGCGTTGACAGCAATGCTGCTCGCGGAACGACTGAGGCCCCTCCTGCCCGCGCCCGCCGGACGACGCATCCTCGGCCTCGGCTACGCGCAGCCTGTGATGACGCACTGGCAGGAACTCATGGAGGCCCAATGGGCCGGCACCGCGCGTCTGGACACGATGCTGACACGACAGCCTCCCGTCGGCGACGCCGACTCGGCGACATGGATACGCCATGACTGTCTAACCGGTCCGGATTACCTTCCTTTCGACGATCTCGCGCTCGACGTCGTACTTGTTGTCCATGGCCTCGAATTCGCCGGGCGTGCCCCCTTCCTGCGCAGTATCTGGAAGACGTTGCGCGACGACGGCGCGCTGATCCTTGTCACGCCCAATCGCACGGGCCTCTGGGCACACGATGATTCGACTCCTTTCGGCCATGGCACGCCCTTCTCCGCCGGGCAACTGGATCGCCTCCTCGACCGCGCCCTGTTTCGCACGGAAAAAGCCCTGCCCGCCCTGACCGTCCCGCCGGGCGGCCTTTGCCTCGGGCGTCAGACCGCACGCCTCTGCGACCGCATCGGCCAGGTGCTGAGCCGGCGCCTGGGGGGTGTCCACGTCGTGCTGGCACGTAAAAACCTCTATGCCGGACTGCCGCTCCAGCCGGAAGGCGCCCCCCTCAACCTCGCGCGCCAGATCGTCGAAACCAGCCCGTCCTGA
- the gloB gene encoding hydroxyacylglutathione hydrolase has translation MSLHIQVVPMLSDNYGWLLHDMVQNVRAVVDPGEAAPVERALGNEKLDLILLTHHHADHTGGVDALRHRYGARVAGSASERRRLPTLDIALAPGDPIMVGAERGETIATPGHADGHVAFYFPSVPALFSGDALFSLGCGRLLEGSAVQLFESLHRFDILPDDTLVFCGHEYTQANADFARHVDPDNTALRARAAEVASLRQQGLPTIPSTLGQERAANPFLRAPDVATFAKLRKEKDNF, from the coding sequence ATGTCGCTTCATATACAGGTTGTACCGATGTTGTCGGACAATTACGGGTGGCTCCTGCACGATATGGTGCAGAATGTTCGTGCGGTCGTCGATCCAGGCGAAGCGGCGCCGGTGGAGCGGGCTTTGGGAAATGAAAAACTCGATCTCATTCTCCTGACGCATCACCATGCGGATCACACGGGTGGTGTGGATGCGCTTCGGCATCGCTATGGTGCGCGCGTCGCGGGGTCGGCCTCCGAAAGACGGCGACTTCCGACGCTGGATATCGCACTGGCGCCGGGCGATCCGATCATGGTCGGCGCGGAACGGGGCGAGACGATTGCGACACCCGGGCATGCTGACGGACATGTGGCCTTCTATTTCCCCAGCGTTCCAGCGCTGTTCAGTGGTGATGCGCTTTTCAGCCTCGGATGTGGGCGGTTACTGGAGGGTAGCGCCGTGCAACTTTTCGAGAGCCTCCACCGGTTCGACATCCTCCCGGACGACACGTTGGTTTTTTGTGGGCATGAATACACGCAGGCAAATGCGGACTTCGCGCGACATGTCGATCCTGACAACACGGCGTTGCGGGCGCGCGCGGCAGAAGTCGCATCGCTTCGTCAGCAGGGTCTGCCGACGATACCCAGCACGTTAGGGCAGGAACGGGCGGCCAATCCCTTCCTGCGTGCACCGGATGTGGCGACGTTCGCGAAACTGCGGAAAGAAAAGGACAATTTCTGA
- a CDS encoding DUF2474 family protein, whose protein sequence is MPAPRPSTTNSRVQRIAWFVGLWAAGVLVTGLAAEGLKLVIFRQW, encoded by the coding sequence ATGCCCGCGCCACGTCCCAGCACGACGAACTCACGCGTTCAACGCATCGCATGGTTCGTCGGATTGTGGGCCGCCGGCGTTCTGGTGACGGGCCTTGCGGCGGAAGGCCTGAAACTTGTTATCTTCCGCCAGTGGTGA
- a CDS encoding CDP-alcohol phosphatidyltransferase family protein, which translates to MTDPGPPPSKPKRRRIRRRLRRIGRVRRPRVRGPSFNRLIPNILTMLGLCAGLSGMRFALEQHFSQAAAALLIAACIDGLDGRIARLLHGTSRFGAEFDSLSDFVCFGVAPSFLLFLWSLEHAGRYAFVPCVMFTVCMALRLARFNASLDDEDKPEYSHSFFTGVPAPAGAGVALFPVFLGLEARKLGLPGLEAFAHHPLTSVIALVITAGLLVSTLPVWSFKNFKVPAIYVLPVMLSTGAYAAVLVADPWGALAAAGIIYLAMLPFSRRSFQRLKHAAEAMSETVEDDTDDTNHLPSTAGAPQEAP; encoded by the coding sequence ATCACCGACCCAGGTCCTCCGCCATCGAAGCCGAAACGACGCCGCATCCGGCGTCGATTGCGCCGGATCGGGCGCGTTCGCCGCCCCCGCGTGCGTGGCCCTTCCTTCAACCGGCTGATTCCGAATATTCTGACGATGCTCGGCCTCTGCGCCGGGCTCAGCGGCATGCGTTTCGCGCTGGAACAGCATTTTTCCCAAGCCGCCGCCGCCCTACTGATCGCTGCCTGCATCGACGGACTGGACGGGCGCATCGCCCGGCTGCTGCACGGCACGTCCCGTTTCGGTGCCGAATTCGACAGCCTTTCCGATTTCGTCTGTTTCGGCGTGGCGCCCTCATTCCTCCTGTTCCTGTGGTCGCTGGAACATGCGGGACGCTACGCGTTCGTGCCGTGCGTCATGTTCACGGTGTGCATGGCCCTTCGTCTGGCGCGTTTCAACGCCAGCCTGGACGACGAGGACAAGCCGGAATACTCGCATAGCTTCTTCACGGGCGTCCCGGCACCGGCCGGCGCCGGCGTCGCGCTGTTTCCGGTCTTTCTGGGCCTTGAGGCCCGAAAACTGGGGCTTCCCGGTCTTGAGGCATTTGCCCACCATCCTCTGACATCGGTGATTGCTCTGGTCATCACCGCCGGACTTCTTGTCTCGACGCTACCCGTCTGGTCGTTCAAGAACTTCAAGGTGCCTGCGATATACGTTCTGCCGGTCATGCTGAGCACTGGCGCGTATGCGGCCGTTCTGGTGGCGGATCCCTGGGGGGCGCTGGCCGCTGCGGGCATCATCTATCTGGCGATGTTGCCGTTCAGTCGCCGCAGCTTCCAGCGCCTCAAACATGCCGCCGAGGCGATGTCGGAAACCGTCGAGGACGATACAGACGACACAAACCACCTGCCATCCACGGCAGGAGCACCGCAAGAAGCACCTTAG
- the cydB gene encoding cytochrome d ubiquinol oxidase subunit II, producing the protein MSNAAYWLPIVWAVLAATAIFIYVVLDGFDLGIGILFLGETDETHRNTMVNTVAPVWDGNETWMIYGGAALYGVFPVAYGTILPALYLPVLFMLLSLILRGVAFEFRSRMISKHSKFFWDWAFCLGSLVAAVSQGAILGTLIQGIKVEHNTFVGSPWDWLAPFPLFCGFAVAVGYTLLGATWLVWRTETDLQTTMRKLASVLAVAMFALIGLASLWTPYLHVTYMNHWTAWPQIVLVLPVPVAVLAIAAIFGWAIYARYRLLPFLCTLGWFFLCFTGLGINIWPYIVPPTITIWDASSPPSSQAFLLAGSVFLLPIIIAYTAYSYYVFRGTVTAEHHYH; encoded by the coding sequence ATGAGCAACGCCGCATATTGGCTTCCCATCGTCTGGGCGGTTCTCGCCGCCACGGCGATCTTTATCTACGTGGTGCTGGACGGTTTCGATCTGGGCATCGGTATCCTGTTCCTCGGTGAAACGGACGAGACCCATCGCAACACGATGGTGAACACCGTGGCGCCCGTCTGGGACGGTAACGAGACATGGATGATCTATGGCGGCGCGGCGCTGTACGGCGTTTTCCCTGTCGCCTACGGTACGATCCTGCCGGCATTGTATCTGCCGGTCCTGTTCATGCTCCTGTCGTTGATCCTGCGTGGCGTGGCCTTCGAATTCCGCTCGCGGATGATCAGCAAACACTCCAAATTCTTCTGGGACTGGGCCTTCTGCCTCGGCTCGCTGGTGGCTGCGGTCTCGCAGGGCGCCATTCTCGGAACCCTGATCCAGGGCATCAAGGTCGAGCACAACACGTTCGTCGGCAGCCCCTGGGACTGGCTGGCGCCGTTCCCCTTGTTCTGCGGCTTTGCCGTGGCCGTCGGTTACACGCTGCTCGGCGCAACATGGCTCGTATGGCGTACGGAAACCGATCTCCAGACCACGATGCGGAAGCTGGCGAGCGTTCTGGCCGTTGCCATGTTCGCTCTGATCGGCCTGGCGTCACTCTGGACGCCATACCTGCACGTCACATACATGAACCATTGGACGGCATGGCCGCAGATCGTGCTCGTCCTACCGGTTCCCGTCGCCGTTCTGGCCATTGCGGCGATCTTCGGCTGGGCCATCTACGCCCGGTACAGACTCCTGCCTTTCCTGTGCACGCTGGGCTGGTTCTTCCTGTGCTTCACGGGCCTCGGAATCAATATCTGGCCATACATCGTGCCGCCGACGATCACGATCTGGGATGCCTCTTCACCGCCGAGCAGTCAGGCATTCCTGCTGGCCGGCAGCGTCTTCCTGCTGCCCATCATCATTGCCTATACGGCCTACTCCTATTACGTGTTCCGCGGCACGGTCACCGCCGAACACCACTATCACTAA
- the gltX gene encoding glutamate--tRNA ligase, with amino-acid sequence MKLRFAPSPTGYLHVGNARLAIANALFARRHGAAFLLRIDDTDVARSRPEYEAGIEADLRWLGLGWDEMAHQSQRLDRYALAIEALKASGRLYPCFESEAELAAKREARLRARKPPIYDRAMLRMTPEQRARAEANGKTPYWRFKLSDGSRKWRDLVMGDCSVKLTAISDPVLVRADGTILYTLASVVDDIELDVTHIVRGEDHITNTGVQLDIIEALGARPGNFTFAHLPLLLDEGGGKLSKRFDSLSLRALRNDGVEPDAVVSYLSRIGSADDPTPMTLEEATAGYDLSRMSRSAARFDMQQLLGLNRRMLHDRAFEDVRDRLPDGATEAFWNVIRGNIDLTAEIAHWWQVAAGDIVPPNLPDDRAFLRQALDTLPPEPWGAETWKQWTGALRQVSGRSGKGLFRPLRLALTGEEAGPELHALIQLMGHARVAGRLTDAARE; translated from the coding sequence ATGAAACTGCGCTTCGCTCCCAGCCCCACGGGCTATCTGCATGTCGGCAACGCCCGTCTGGCGATTGCCAACGCTCTCTTCGCGCGCCGCCATGGTGCCGCGTTTCTCCTGCGCATCGATGACACGGATGTCGCGCGTTCCAGACCGGAATACGAAGCCGGGATCGAAGCCGATCTGCGCTGGCTCGGGCTGGGCTGGGATGAAATGGCGCATCAGTCGCAGCGTCTGGACCGGTATGCCCTGGCAATCGAGGCGCTCAAGGCATCGGGCCGCCTGTATCCATGCTTCGAGAGCGAGGCTGAACTGGCCGCGAAGCGTGAAGCGCGACTGCGCGCGCGCAAGCCGCCGATCTATGACCGCGCGATGCTGAGGATGACGCCGGAACAGCGGGCCCGGGCCGAGGCCAATGGCAAGACGCCTTACTGGCGCTTCAAACTGAGCGACGGATCCCGCAAGTGGCGCGATCTCGTCATGGGAGACTGCTCGGTCAAACTGACGGCGATTTCCGATCCCGTGCTGGTGCGGGCGGATGGTACGATCCTTTATACGCTGGCCTCCGTGGTCGACGATATCGAGCTCGACGTAACACATATCGTGCGCGGTGAAGACCATATCACGAATACGGGCGTTCAGCTCGATATCATCGAAGCGCTCGGCGCACGGCCCGGCAATTTCACGTTCGCTCACCTGCCGCTTCTGCTCGACGAAGGAGGCGGCAAGCTTTCCAAGCGCTTCGATTCACTGTCGCTGCGCGCCCTGCGGAATGATGGCGTCGAACCGGATGCCGTCGTGTCCTATCTCTCGCGTATCGGCAGCGCGGACGATCCGACACCGATGACACTGGAGGAGGCTACCGCCGGGTATGACCTCTCGCGCATGTCACGCTCGGCCGCGCGTTTCGACATGCAGCAGTTGCTCGGCCTGAACCGCCGTATGCTGCACGATCGAGCATTCGAGGACGTGCGTGACAGGTTGCCGGACGGTGCGACGGAAGCCTTCTGGAACGTCATCCGGGGCAATATCGATTTGACCGCGGAAATCGCGCATTGGTGGCAGGTTGCGGCGGGCGACATCGTGCCGCCCAATCTGCCGGATGACCGAGCGTTCCTTCGGCAGGCGCTGGATACGCTGCCGCCCGAGCCATGGGGCGCGGAAACATGGAAGCAATGGACCGGCGCGTTGCGGCAAGTCTCCGGGCGAAGCGGCAAGGGGCTTTTCCGCCCGCTGCGTCTGGCGCTGACGGGCGAGGAAGCTGGTCCGGAACTGCATGCGCTCATTCAACTGATGGGACATGCCCGCGTCGCTGGCCGCTTGACGGATGCTGCGCGAGAGTAG
- a CDS encoding HAD family hydrolase, whose amino-acid sequence MSDIDLAGHDFDAVIFDCDGTLADTAPVHYRAFQTAFAAHGLDMKRAWYDQRVGLSRHLLFEAFARETGATFDAKAISAESEEVYAAHLGDIRPIKPVAAIARRLHGKMPLAVASAGQRRIVEATLQTIGLRDLFPVIVTVEDVAHGKPAPDLFLLGAEKLGVAPERCLVLEDSDEGLEAAHRAGAQPIDVRPTLGRTQ is encoded by the coding sequence ATGAGTGACATCGATCTGGCCGGCCATGACTTCGATGCCGTGATCTTCGACTGTGATGGCACGCTGGCCGACACGGCGCCTGTCCACTACCGCGCTTTCCAGACCGCTTTCGCCGCGCACGGCCTCGATATGAAGCGTGCCTGGTATGACCAACGTGTGGGATTGTCCCGCCACCTTTTGTTTGAGGCTTTCGCCCGGGAAACGGGGGCGACGTTCGATGCCAAGGCGATTTCCGCCGAAAGCGAGGAAGTTTACGCGGCGCATCTCGGCGATATCCGGCCGATCAAACCGGTTGCGGCGATCGCGCGTCGTCTCCACGGCAAGATGCCGCTGGCCGTGGCGTCTGCGGGGCAGCGTCGGATCGTGGAGGCTACGTTGCAGACGATCGGGCTGCGGGATCTGTTCCCGGTCATCGTAACGGTTGAGGATGTGGCCCATGGCAAGCCCGCGCCGGATCTATTCCTGCTTGGCGCCGAGAAACTGGGCGTGGCGCCGGAGCGCTGCCTTGTTCTCGAGGATAGCGATGAGGGGCTGGAAGCAGCGCATCGGGCCGGCGCGCAGCCGATCGACGTGCGGCCCACCCTGGGGCGGACGCAATAA
- a CDS encoding ion channel, protein MSNKFRSFGSRRFDPHNNASARERALDAERRFRAHVVQERAQSDVQRIGLSDSLWTDLYHHTITVSWPLFMVWSAALYITVNVVFAGLYDLCDVHIAGARAGHFADLIFFSVQTFSTVGYGTMAPASAGANVLASIEVLGGMMINALTTGAVFARFARPRARLIFSQQAVISAEHGMPALCVRVANCRRSAVLSLDVELTLSRLVMGENGHPVRRFESMSLLQSHIPLLRFAFVLAHVIDEKSPLYELNHDELEREEAEILVTVTGTDEATGQNVLARGSYRFEHVLNGHRFVDIIDVDANGRLAVNYGRFHDIEQDQLWKTPEERVA, encoded by the coding sequence TTGAGCAATAAATTCAGGTCTTTCGGATCACGCAGGTTCGACCCTCATAACAATGCGAGTGCCAGAGAAAGAGCACTCGATGCGGAACGACGTTTCCGGGCGCATGTAGTTCAGGAGCGTGCGCAGAGTGATGTTCAACGTATCGGATTGAGCGACAGTCTCTGGACGGACCTCTATCATCATACCATCACGGTCTCCTGGCCGTTATTCATGGTATGGTCCGCTGCTCTCTACATTACGGTCAATGTCGTTTTCGCAGGATTATATGATCTGTGCGACGTGCATATCGCCGGCGCGCGAGCAGGGCATTTCGCGGACCTGATCTTCTTCAGCGTGCAGACATTTTCGACGGTGGGATACGGAACGATGGCGCCCGCCTCCGCTGGTGCGAACGTTCTGGCGTCGATCGAGGTGCTGGGCGGCATGATGATCAATGCGCTCACGACGGGCGCCGTGTTCGCGCGTTTCGCCCGCCCGCGTGCGCGGCTCATCTTCAGCCAGCAGGCGGTCATCAGCGCCGAGCACGGCATGCCGGCCCTGTGCGTGCGCGTGGCGAACTGCCGCCGCAGCGCAGTCCTGTCGCTGGATGTCGAACTGACCCTGTCGCGCCTCGTCATGGGTGAGAACGGCCATCCCGTACGGCGCTTCGAGTCGATGAGCCTGCTGCAGTCGCATATCCCGCTTCTGCGGTTCGCTTTCGTCCTTGCGCATGTGATCGATGAGAAAAGCCCGCTTTACGAGTTGAACCATGATGAACTCGAACGGGAGGAAGCCGAGATTTTGGTGACGGTGACCGGAACGGACGAAGCCACGGGGCAGAATGTGCTGGCCCGCGGGTCGTATCGCTTCGAACACGTTCTGAATGGTCATCGTTTCGTGGACATCATCGATGTCGATGCCAACGGTCGGTTGGCGGTGAATTACGGGCGTTTCCATGACATCGAGCAGGACCAGCTCTGGAAAACGCCCGAGGAACGCGTGGCCTAA